In the genome of Oncorhynchus mykiss isolate Arlee chromosome 18, USDA_OmykA_1.1, whole genome shotgun sequence, one region contains:
- the LOC110495998 gene encoding cell surface glycoprotein 1, translating to MSDNSSSTGSSRSGSLTTSWTMLSPEEAAEIVDPVDGGTECLCDVPSLSEEVAGATEESKPSDQETPIETVLSEKGQQEMAPDTCEGPVPSRPTLLSPSPTSGVPLDHDLESQPEPPIIHSMVTSSPTDNEQLAAMPFVTHVDLVVPLDASFTEPPPSEVEPELSPVPESSPLDTHTDTGPVPESIALETSAPSAKHDLSIHTETPTPTGPPSDTVTDIGPAPDSPPPDTIGSEDAAQAPSLETGETELPETVTNIPKEKESPSSFDFGRADTSAEEGNGLRRRNVAPTMTSEEEDDDDEEVEFKLAERKGGKKGFSMNTCIVAALVLLCLGSLFLSGYPKLKSPVASW from the exons ATGTCTGACAACAGCAGCAGCACAGGCAGCAGCCGCAGCGGATCCTTGACCACCAGTTGGACCATGCTGTCCCCAGAG GAAGCTGCTGAAATTGTTGATCCTGTGGATGGTGGGACTGAGTGTCTTTGTGATGTCCCTAGTCTGTCAGAGGAAGTCGCAG GGGCCACTGAAGAGTCTAAGCCGAGTGACCAGGAGACTCCAATAGAAACAGTGTTGTCAGAGAAGGGCCAACAG GAAATGGCTCCTGATACCTGTGAGGGCCCTGTCCCCTCCAGACCTACCCTGTTAAGCCCATCCCCCACTAGCGGTGTGCCCCTTGACCATGACCTGGAGAGTCAACCTGAACCCCCCATCATCCATTCTATGGTAACCAGCTCCCCCACTGACAATGAGCAACTCGCTGCCATGCCCTTTGTCACTCATGTCGACCTGGTTGTGCCATTGGATGCATCCTTCACAGAACCACCCCCCTCAGAGGTTGAGCCTGAGTTGAGCCCCGTCCCTGAGAGCTCTCCTCTTGATACCCACACTGATACAGGCCCTGTACCTGAGAGTATTGCCCTAGAGACTAGTGCCCCTAGTGCCAAACACGACCTAAGCATTCACACAGAGACTCCCACCCCAACGGGCCCCCCATCTGACACTGTCACTGATATTGGCCCTGCCCCTGATAGTCCTCCTCCAGATACCATTGGTTCAGAGGATGCAGCACAAGCGCCATCACTGGAAACGGGGGAGACAGAATTACCTGAAACCGTCACCAATATACCAAAGGAAAAAG AATCTCCCAGTAGCTTTGACTTTGGAAGAGCTGACACGAGTGCTGAGGAAGGAAATGGTCTGAGGAGGAGAAATGTGGCACCAACAATGACATCggaggaggaagatgatgatgatgaggaggtgGAGTTCAAACTggcagagaggaaaggggggaagaAGGGCTTCTCTATGAACACATGCATTGTGGCAGCCCTGGTCCTGCTCTGTCTAGGGTCCCTCTTCCTTTCCG GTTATCCTAAGTTAAAATCACCAGTGGCGTCATGGTGA